The nucleotide sequence AAATTTTCAGGGGATTCTATCCAATTTAAATTGAGCCCAGAATTGGGTATGCTATCATTTTGACAGAACATTTTTCCATAACAAAAAACAACTAGTAACAATACTGTGAGTCTTATATTTTTAGCAAAGAAAACCAAATTTTAAAGATGTTTTAAGGCCATTTTAATTACTTCTTCAACGGAAAAATTCGGATTTTCTTGTGTAATTTTTTCAACAACCTGATTTGTCTTTTTTGTTGAAAAACCTAATTTTTCTAATGCATACAATGTTTCTTGCTTTACAACACTTTTAGCAGAAACAGAACTGTCAGATGTAAATGTGGTATTGTTACTAATCTTATCTTTTAAATCAATTATAATCCTTTGAGCAGATTTCAAACCTATACCTTTAACACTTTTTAATGCACTTACGTCCTCAGTAACAATTACTTTTTCTAGTTCATTAGGACTAAGAGAAGATAGAATCATTCTTGCAGTGGATGCACCAACACCAGAAACTGATAATAATAAAATAAAACATTCCCTCTCTTTCTTATCTAAAAAACCAAATAAAGTATGGGAATCTTCTTTAACCGAAAGATAGGTGTAAAACATATAAATGTCCGATTTTTTTTTATCAAACTGTGTATATGTATTTAAAGAAATGTTTAAAAAATAACCTATCCCATTACAATCTAAGACAACATATGTTGGGGATATCTCTACTATATTTCCTTTTAAAAAAGTAATCATAATTTATTTTCTTTCGTTTGCATCCACTGAAGCAATAGTTGCCATGTGGACTATTTCATTAACACTACTTTCTAATTGCAAAATATGAACTGATTTTTTCATACCCAGTAAAACAGGGCCCATGGTCTCTACATTTGATAATTCCTGTAGAATTTTATATGCAACATTTCCAGCAACTAAATTGGGAAAAATTAAAGTATTCACTTTTTTATCTTGAAGTTTAGAAAATGGAAACACCCCTTTTCTTTTTTCTGAATTTAAGGCAAAATTAGCCTGCATTTCTCCATCAACAATTAAAGAAGGATAATCTGCTTGTATGCGTTTAACAACTTTTTGAATTTTTAATGTTTCTTTATCTCTAGATGAACCAAAATTAGAATAAGATAGGAGAGATATAACAGGTTTTATCCCAAATCTTTTTACTGCATCTGCAGTTAATAAAGTAATCTCTAATAACTGATCTTCAGTGGGATTTTTATTAATAGTGGTATCAGCGAAAAAAATAGGTCCTTTTTTAGTCACGACAATATATATACCTGCCAATATATTAGACTGTTTACCTACAATTTCTAGAGGGGGTTTAAGTGCCTCGGGGTAACTCCTTGTACTACCAGACAATAATACATCTGCCTCATTATTGACTAACATCATAGAGCCAAAATATGACCTGTCCCTCATAATTCTTCTAGCTTGATTTTTAGTAACTCCTTTTCTTTCTCTCATATTCCAATACAAATCAGCAAAGGCGTGCCGTTTTAATCTCATCTTTTCACTTTTAACATCAATAACATCAATTCCTTCTAAATTTATACCTGCTTCTTCAGATAAACTATTAATAAATGACTTATTTCCGAGTAAAATTGGTGTACACAAGTTTTCAGTTTTTAATATCTCAGCAGCTTTTAAAATGTTGTAATTATCTGCTTCTACAAATAAAACTTTCTTTCTATTTTCCTTAGCAATCCTATTAAAACCTCTTATTAACTGATTATCTAAACCTAACTTATCAATTAAATGGTCTTCATATTTTTGCCAATCAGTTATTTCTTTTTTTGCAACACCAGATTTTATTGCTGCTTTTGCAACTGCAATTGATACTCTGGTTATTAACCTAGGGTCATTTGGCTTTGGTATGATATAATCCGGTCCAAATGTTAAATTTTTACCATGATAAGCTAAATTAACATCTTCAGGAACATTTTCTTTAGCAAGGGATGAAATTGCACGAACAGCTGCAAGCTTCATAGATTCATTAATTTCAGTTGCTCTAACATCAAGTGCCCCTCGAAAAATATATGGAAATCCGAGCACATTATTTACTTGATTAGGATAGTCAGATCTTCCAGTAGCCATGATGGCATCAGGTCTAGCTTTTTTTGCATCATTATAAGGTATCTCGGGGTCTGGGTTAGCCATTGCAAACACTAGTGGATCTTTTTTCATGGTTTTTAGCATTTTTTTAGTAACTGTATTACCAACCGATAACCCAATAAAAACATCTGCGTTTTTTATTGCATCTGACAAAGTATATAATCTTCTATTTATAGAAAACTTCTTTTTTTCTTTATTCAAATCCAACCTGTCCTTTCTAACAACCCCCTTACTGTCGCATAAAACTATATTTTTTCTTTTAACTCCTAATCTAATATAAAGCTTTAAACATGATATAGCTGCTGCTCCTGCTCCATTAACAACTACTTTTATTTTATCAATTTTTTTATTTGTAAGTTCTAATCCATTTAATAAAGCAGCTGCAGATATAATAGCTGTGCCATGTTGGTCATCATGCATTACAGGAATAGAAAGTTCATCACTTAATCTTTTTTCAATTTCAAAACACTCAGGGGATTTAATGTCTTCTAAATTGATACCACCAAAAGTAGGAGAGATTGCCTTGACAGTTTGAACAAATGATTCAATATCATCAACATTCAGTTCAATATCAAAAACATCTATATCTGCATATATTTTAAATAACAAACCTTTACCCTCCATAACAGGTTTTGCTGCTTCTGGTCCAATATCACCTAATCCTAACACGGCTGAACCATTCGTAACAACAGCAACTAAATTTCCTTTAGATGTATATTTGTAAACATCGCTTTTTCTTTTAGCAATGCTCTTACACGGTTCCGCAACACCTGGAGAGTATGCGAGCGCTAAATCTCTTTGTGTTCTATATCTCTTTGTAGGAACTACTTCAATTTTTCCAGGTCTTTTCTTAGAGTGAAAATCTAGTGCTTCTCTTCTGTTTATTTCAGGCATAAATTATTCTTTTTTTAATTAACAGTGTATGTAATATTTACCTGCGTATTTTGCACAGGATTATTTTGAAGATAAAACCTATATGTAACTTCGTATACTCCTGGAATATCAGTCTGTAAGTAAGCCTTAAAATAATCATCTTCTTCAAATGGATTTAATGATAAAGGATTTGGTGCTGTATCGGTTGATGAAGGGAAACAAATTTCATTAAAACAAAAGTATACTGTCACATCCTCTTTTAATTGATTATTAAAAATTTTTCTAACAATTAAGTCATTCATTATCTCACAAGAAGAATTTCTTAGATATATTTTTGCAACAAGTTCATCACCTACTGAACCCAAAATTTGATCCTCTAAGTATGTAATTTCAATCGGATTAGGCAGTGCATCTGATTCATAAAA is from Flavobacteriales bacterium TMED191 and encodes:
- the ruvA gene encoding Holliday junction branch migration protein RuvA translates to MITFLKGNIVEISPTYVVLDCNGIGYFLNISLNTYTQFDKKKSDIYMFYTYLSVKEDSHTLFGFLDKKERECFILLLSVSGVGASTARMILSSLSPNELEKVIVTEDVSALKSVKGIGLKSAQRIIIDLKDKISNNTTFTSDSSVSAKSVVKQETLYALEKLGFSTKKTNQVVEKITQENPNFSVEEVIKMALKHL
- a CDS encoding NADP-dependent malic enzyme; the protein is MPEINRREALDFHSKKRPGKIEVVPTKRYRTQRDLALAYSPGVAEPCKSIAKRKSDVYKYTSKGNLVAVVTNGSAVLGLGDIGPEAAKPVMEGKGLLFKIYADIDVFDIELNVDDIESFVQTVKAISPTFGGINLEDIKSPECFEIEKRLSDELSIPVMHDDQHGTAIISAAALLNGLELTNKKIDKIKVVVNGAGAAAISCLKLYIRLGVKRKNIVLCDSKGVVRKDRLDLNKEKKKFSINRRLYTLSDAIKNADVFIGLSVGNTVTKKMLKTMKKDPLVFAMANPDPEIPYNDAKKARPDAIMATGRSDYPNQVNNVLGFPYIFRGALDVRATEINESMKLAAVRAISSLAKENVPEDVNLAYHGKNLTFGPDYIIPKPNDPRLITRVSIAVAKAAIKSGVAKKEITDWQKYEDHLIDKLGLDNQLIRGFNRIAKENRKKVLFVEADNYNILKAAEILKTENLCTPILLGNKSFINSLSEEAGINLEGIDVIDVKSEKMRLKRHAFADLYWNMRERKGVTKNQARRIMRDRSYFGSMMLVNNEADVLLSGSTRSYPEALKPPLEIVGKQSNILAGIYIVVTKKGPIFFADTTINKNPTEDQLLEITLLTADAVKRFGIKPVISLLSYSNFGSSRDKETLKIQKVVKRIQADYPSLIVDGEMQANFALNSEKRKGVFPFSKLQDKKVNTLIFPNLVAGNVAYKILQELSNVETMGPVLLGMKKSVHILQLESSVNEIVHMATIASVDANERK